The genomic segment ATAATATATGTATGGTTTTCATATCTAATAACTACTCATTAATAAATCAATTTGTGCATCAGTAACACCTATGGGCTTGTTTCTTTTTAGTTGGTCTTTCAGAGAACTTTGCCCATATACATGTTTTAGAAAAGAAGATTCTATGCCAGCCAACGAATATCCGGTTACCTGATCATTGGGAACATTAGGATTGCCAGATTGAATATATTCATTATAATCATCAACTAAATTAATAAATACGGTTGAATATTCTTTGAGACAATTTGTTGGCCAATATTGATATGCTCCATCTAGGGGAAAGGATGCATATAACCGATAGTTTGGGGTGCCATAATCTATAATTCCCTTACTTCTATATTCCAAACTTGTGATAAACAGTTCCACCGCAATTGGCCAACTTTCCACTATAAATTCATTTACTTGGCCAAATTGAATCATACCACCATTCATTATATTACTATGTGTTGTATGGCATGTTTCATGACAAGTAGTGGAAAAAACTTCGTCTGAAAAATGTTCTATGTTATTCTTGGTAAATCTGTATATAAATATATTTGGATTTATTGAAAATATACTCCAATTGCCAATATTGGTTCCTTGAGATTCATCTCCCTTATCATAAGCTGCATATTTCAGTTTAAAACCCAATATCGGCCTTGATAATCCTCCAATATACCCATAATGATATCTCCATGACCCTCTGAAAACATGTGCATAGAACCTGTTTACCCCATCCCATAAATCAACATTCCAGGAGCTTTTCTGCTTTGGGCCGTCTATCATGGCTTGTCCGAATGTACCACTTCGGATATCAAAACCTCCTGTTTCAAATACAAGTGAATAATTGGCTGGTCTTTTGAACCCACCTGTCTGATACCAGCCATTCTGATCTGTTACAGCTTCGTTTACATCAAACCATCTTCTGGCTCTCATTCTCACTCCCTGTAGGGGAATTAGTTTGCCTAATCTGGTATCGTAAACTCTGACTGTTCCGTTGGGGTTCCATGTTATGCGATTGGTGTTGTTCGTTTGCAATGTATCGTCATAGTTTTTGGTAAGAATCATTGCCTCATCAACCAAGGCATCTATGAATCCTTTTCCATGTATCCTTAAATTGGCTACTTCCCCTTCTATGCTACTATCAGACTCTGGTAAATAAAGTTCAGCAAGGACCTCATGCCGGATATTTTTATTGAAGTTATAATCATATTTAATAGCAACATATTGCCATGTGGGATTGCCTTCAGGGATGTCAGGGTCCTGGTACGAATTGCCGTATGTTTGAATCTCATAATCCAAGGGTATCTGATAAAGTTTTAATGTAGTATCTGATTTCAGAAGATCATATTCTGCCCAATCCTTCGGCAAAAAACGTAAATACAAATGTGTTAGTCTAACAGGAGAATCGTCCGAACTGATTTTTGAGTTAGATGAAGAAGCAATATTAGAAAATGCAATTTTCATATTTTAGACAGTGTATGGATTTTCCAATTTCCGACCCAGTACAATTTTTTCTGCCGGCCCTGATTGTGTATTGCCCTTTTTAGAAGGTGTAATGTGTTCATGTTCTCTTTTGCATGAGGCAAAGAAGATGAGGCTTAGACATACTAATGCCAATTTAATGGATAGCTGATTGTTCATTTAATATTTATTTAAAAGTTGCTGGAAAAAAGCTCTGATTAAAAATCAGATTTCAAAAGTATGTGATGATTTAATTATTTCAAAATTAGTGAGTTGTAACACTTGTTTTGGGGTGGGAGAAAAAAAAGTATGAGATTTATAAAAACTAAGAAGCCCTGGAAGTCCGAGGCTTTTTAAACTTTTGGAAGCTATGATAAAATTACTTCACCAGCTTTTCACACGCCTGCTCTACAAGCTCAAAATGGAACTGGTCAATTATGTTGTCAAATGAAGCTGTAATCTCTTCATTCATCAGATTGACTATACCTACTTCATGTGTGTGATTAATGGTCTCAGGAACCTTGAAATTTATTTTCTTCAATAAGCGTACCTACTTGCTTATTTGCATCTCTGAATGGTGTTCCTTCCGATACCATCTGATTGACTACTTCTACGCTGAAAAGATACTTGTACTTCTCATCTTTCAATAAGTTGCTTTTTACTTTTATCTTCCAGGCATGTAAGCTGCAATCTGAAGGCAATTATTAAGCTCCTCAAATGCAAGAAGGAAATTTTCTTTAATGATCTGAATATCTCTATGATAACTGAAGGTAGATTAGAAGTAATCAATCTTATTTCATTTGGTAATGATTGAATCCTGTCGAACCTGGCTCTGATTAGTTGGAATACATCCGGATTTTTCTTATGAGGCATGATGCTTGATCCTGTAGTTAATTATTATTCTTTAGGATTATGAGGTGGAGTGTATTTGAATAAATGAAATTGTATATATCACATCTGCCTCCTCGCGAAGAGAGATTTGACCATTGTCACATGCAGATATAATCTAACCAAGGTTATTTAAGAATCTGATATTTACATTCATTACGACATCTTTTAATGGCAATGAAAAAAAAATAATCGACGGTAATAGTGAAAATTCTATCTGAAAATGAGTCCATTTTATTGCTTTTATTCTATGAAAAAATGAGCTAAATTCCTTAATGTAACTTTTGATACAAATTACTTTTCCAGGATTTTGTAATTATGTCCTCATTTCTTCTATAGAGGGAAATCATTAAACAATCAAAAATCAACCTTATGAAAAAGCAAAATTTATTTTTTGCCGGGATTCTATTGCTCCTGCTTATTTCAGCTCAGGCAGCAATGTCACAGGACTGGCTGAAAAAATACTCAGAAGAAACCGGAAAAGTTTCCGGAGATCTTAATTTCTATGATGTAAAAAAATGGGCCAATAAATATTTCAAAGATATAGAACAAGAGATGGCCGAAGACAATAAACTCGGGAAATCTTTTATGGGTAGTGAAGAAGGTAAAAAAGGACTATACATAAAATATAAACGTTGGGAATGGTATTGGAGTACAAGACTTGATAAAAATGGCAATCTTGGATATGGTAATGCCAAAGTTTTTAAGAAAAACACAAGGAGGCTTGTGCCTGGTGTGAATACTTGGAAGAGTATAGGTTTTACCCAGAATTCAGGAGGCTATTGGGGAATGGGAAAAGCTGATTGCATGGGCTTCCACCCTACTAATGGTAATATCTTTTATGTCGGTTCAAACGGTGGTGGCATCTGGAAAACAACAGACGGTGGTAATACTTATACACCTTTAGGTGATTTCCTTCCAGTAAGCCAGGTAGGAAATATCATAGTCGATTTTGCTAATCCCAATACAGTCTACATTTCATTGGCCCCTCGTGGTGGCTGGATGAATAAAAGTATGGGTATTTACAAGTCAACTGATGCCGGACTGACCTGGAATCCAACTGCCATGTCGGATGAATACAATGCTGGACAACCTATTTACGATATGATTTCCAGTGAGACTAATTCCTCTATTCTTCTGGTAGGAAGACAAGACGGGATTTTCAGGACAGCCAATGGAGGTAGTTCATGGACTAAAGTTACTGACTGGACTTGTAATGATTTGGTTTGGAAACCAGGAAGTGCAACAAGAGTATATGCCGCGAGAGATGATTATTGGGGATCTTCTGAAGTTTATGTTTCAGATGATGCAGGTGTAACTTGGAGTAAACTTACGAACATCAGTCTTCAACATAATTCATTAACGTTGACTGCTACAGCTGCAAATTCAAATATCATAGCTTATTCATCACAACAGCCAACAAAGAGCCTTTATGTTTCAACCAACAATGGATCTTCTTTTACTTTTAAATCCAATCTCCCGCAAGAACAGCATATCTTTTATTCTAAGACCAATGCTAATATTATGTATAATGGGGGGGTAAACGTTTCCAAAAGTACTGACGGAGGTGTTACATGGGTACAGCAAACTCATTGGCACAGTCATCCATCTTATGTTGAAATACATGCCGATGTGAGAAATATATATCACAGTCCTGTAAATAATGACCTTGTGTATTTCTGTAATGACGGTGGAGTAGCAAGGTATAATGAGCCTAACAACCAATGGACTGAATTATATAACGGTTTGCAGATAACGCAGTATTATAGCATTGCCTGTGCTCAGACAGATTCTGTAACAATCATTGCCGGAAGCCAGGATAATGGAGGTAGCAGAAGGAATGCAAATGGAGTATGGCAGAATACAAATGGAGGAGATGCCATGATGCAGGCCATTGATCCTACAGATGCCAATGTAATGTATTCAACTTATGTAAATGGAGAGCTTTACAGATCTCTTGATGGCTGGGTAAATAATTATGTAACCATCAGTAGTAATATTCCAGGGGGGAAGCCCAATGGTGCGTGGGTTACGCCGTACGTGTTGGATCCTAACAATCATAATTCAATTGTTATAGGATATGATGAAGTATACAGATCAACAAACAGAGGTGACACATGGACTAAAATTAGCACTGGTCTTACTAATGGAGGAGAAATGCATAGTATTGCTGTTGCTCAGTCCGACTCCAGGATTATCTATTGTACCGGAGATCAAAAACAGACAGATGGCAGTACAATCAATAAATTTTTCAAAACCACTAATCAAGGGACTTCATGGACGAGCTATTCTAGTCCTGCTAAAGAAAGAATAACCCAATTGGCTGTTCATCCTACCAATCCTCAGGTTATATGGATTACTACCGGGGGATGGGTTGATAATCAGAAAGTGTTTAAATCCACAAATGGTGGTGCAACTTGGGTGAACTATTCTACTGGCCTGCCTAATGTGCCAACCAATACTATTGTTTATCAGCCTGGAAGCAACGACGCTCTATATGTTGGAAATGACATGGGTGTTTATTACCGCAACAGTACAATGAGCAAATGGGAATCTTATAGTGCAGGGCTCCCTAATACAGTTGTAACAGATCTTGAAATACAGAATTCTGCGAAGCTTTTAAGAGCCTCAACTTATGGAAGAGGTGCCTGGGAAGCACGTCTTATAATAAATGCTTCTCAGATTGAGGACTGCAAAGGAGTAGCAGGTGGTACTGCAGCAATCGATGGATGCGGTGTTTGTGCTGGCGGTACTACAGGAATTGTGCCAAATACCTCATGTTGTAATCCGGGTACAGCTATTGCTGTCCAAAGATGGAATAACGTTAGCGGCAACTCCGTTTCTGATATCCCTGTTAATACAACACCAAGTCAGACAATCTATTTAGATGCGCTTGACAAAGATTTCATCGGAGAAGACGATTTCGGAAACAGGATAACTGGCCTTTTATGTCCTCCTTCAACAGGTACTTACAAGTTCTGGATTGCTTCCGATGATGCTAGTGAGTTGTGGCTTAGTACTAATAACCTTGCTACAAACAAAGTAAGGATAGCATACCTTGACGGTGCAGTAGGATATAAACATTACGATGCAACTTCAGGACAGGCCTCTGCAAGTATCAACCTTGTGAAGGGACAACAATACTATTTTGAAGTTCTGCATAAAGAAGGCGGGGGAGATGCTCATTTGACTGTAGCCTGGGCTTTGGGTAATGAACAACGTTCTCCGATAAGAGCAGGGTATATCTCTCAGGGAGTTACCAATAATGCCCCAACAGTCTCTATCTCGTCACCCGTAAATAATTCTACATATACAACTCCTACTTCTGTAATAATAAATGCTTCGGCAGACGATTCAGACGGATCGGTCACAAAAGTAGAATTCTATAGAGATGCGGTAAAACTTGGTGAAGCTCTTTCTAGTCCATACCAGTATATATGGACTAATGCTCCTGCCGGCACTTATGTACTCACCGCAAAAGCTACAGACAACCTTGGATTAGTGAATACTTCTTCTCCGGTAAGCATTACGGTTAATGCTCCTGCTACAGGAGATATAATAGGTCCGGACTGTATGGCCAAAAGTGAATCAAAAATATTCTCAGTTAATCCGACTCTGATAAGTGGTGCAAACAATTTTAGCTGGTGGTCAAATGCTTCTGTTCAGGGTATAGTACCTTCAGGTGGCTCTACAGCATACTCTACCAGCATCTCTTCCGGAGCTGGCTTTGGTGGAGGACAAATCTGTGTGGGTATTAATTATAATGGTGCTCCGTATTACCAGTCATTTTGCAAGAATGTAAGTCTTTGTCCAGCACTTCGCGCAGGTGAAACAGGGAAGAGATCCTTTATATCCATATTTCCGAATCCTTCGATTGATGCATTTATCCTGAAGTCAGAGAAGGCTGTGAGGACTTTGATTGTAACAAATAATGAAGGTGAACAAATTTATACTCTCACAGGAGTAGAAGATGGGAAAGTTCTTGAACTGGGTAGAAATTTTTCTGCAGGAAATTATGTCACTTATATCAAGTATGAAGACGGAAGTGAGGAAACGTTAAAATTGATTAAAGTAAAATAGTATAAAATCATTTTTCTTTTGGAACCTTGAAAGCTTATGCTTTCAAGGTTTTGTTTTGATGTATCAATAGTATAAGGAAGATGCAATATGATTGGGAGTGTTTTTTGCTTTAGAGCATGGAAGAAATAATAGGTTGGAGGTTAGAAAAGGTATGGCATGGTTTTCTATCAATAAAGAACTAAAAAGCCCCGAAAAAATTTTCCGAGGCTATCTTATTTTTTAAATTAAAATAAAATTACTTCACAAGCTTCTCGTAAGCCTGCTCTACAAGCTCAAAATGGAACTGGTCAAATATGTTGTCAAATGAAGCTGTAATCTCTTCATTCATCAAATTTCCGATACTTCCTTCGTGCGTATGGTTAATGGTCTCAGGAGCCTTAAATTTATTTTCTTCAATAAGAGCTCCTACCTGCTTATATGCATCTCTGAATGGAGTTCCGTCAAGCACCATCTGATTCACTACTTCAACGCTGAAAAGATATTTGTATTTATCATCTTTCAATAAGTTGCTCTTTACTTTTATCTGTCCAAGCATATAAGCAGCAATCTGAAGACAATTATTCAGGTCTTCAAATGCAGGAAGGAAATTTTCTTTAATGATCTGAAGATCCCTGTGATATCCAGATGGCAGATTGGCAGTAACCAGACTAATCTCATTTGGTAAAGACTGAATCCTGTTACATCTTGCTCTGATCAACTCGAATACGTCCGGGTTTTTCTTGTGAGGCATGATGCTTGAACCTGTAGTCAATTCGTCAGGGAATGTAATGAAACCGAAGTTCTGATTCATATACAAACAAACATCCATCGCAAGTCTGCCAAGAGTTGACGCTATGGAGGACATAGCAGCTGCAACGTTCTTTTCTGTTTTGCCTCTTCCCATCTGAGCATAAACAACATTGTAATTTAAGCTTTCAAAGCCTAAAAGATCTGTTGTCATTTGTCTGTTAAGAGGAAAGGAAGAACCATAACCTGCAGCAGAACCTAAAGGATTTTTATTCGCAATTTTATAAGCTGCCAGCATCATATTCAGATCGTCTGCGAGGCTTTCTGCATAAGCACCGAACCATAATCCGAAAGAAGATGGCATTGCAATTTGCAAGTGAGTATACCCTGGAAGCAGATCGTTTTTGTGTTTTTCGCTCAAAGAAATGAGCAGCTCAAACAAAGTCTTTACATTTTCTACAGTAACCCTTATCTGATCTCTTATATAAAGCTTAAGATCTAGAAGTACCTGATCATTACGGGATCTTCCGCTGTGTATCTTCTTACCTACATCGCCTAGTCTTCTAGTAAGAATTAGTTCTACCTGAGAATGTACATCTTCTACGCCATCTTCAATAGTGAACTGGCCTTTCTGTATCTCTTTGTAGATATTTTTTAATTCTTTATGAAGAATATTTAATTCACTTGTCTCTAGCAGTCCGATGCTTTCAAGCATCTGTGTATGTGCAAGAGATCCGAGTACGTCAAATTCAGCCAGAAGCATATCCATCTCGCGATCTTTGCCAACAGTGAACTTTTCAATGCTTTTATTTACTTCTGTACTTTTTTGCCACAACTTCATGGAAACGTATTTTAATATAGGATAATTAAAATCAAATAACCAGTTCACTTAGAACTGCAATGTATCTGTCGATACCTTCTTCAATTTCAGCAAGCCATATAAACTCGTTTGCTGTATGAGATCTTCCTGAGTTTCCAGGGCCCATTTTAACAGAAGGAACAGGAACCAAAGCCTGATCTGAGGTAGTAGGAGAGCCGTATGGCTTCGCGCCATATTTTATAGCAGCATGCACCAAAGGGTGTTCTGGGTCTATGAAAGACGGTCTCAATCTTACCGATCTTGGCTTCACTTCAGATTCAATATTTTCTTCTATAATGCGAAGAACATCTTCATTTCTATATTCTTCTGTAATACGCACATCAATGGTGAAGGTACAGTTCTCTGGAACTACGTTATGCTGATACCCTGCATTGATAATAGTTACAGACATCTTCATTGGTCCGAGGTGTGGAGACACCTTTTCGAACTTATAGTTTCTGATCCACTCGATGTCTTTCAATGCTTTGTAAATGGCATTATCACCTTCTTCACGGGCAGCATGACCTGCTTTCCCTTTGGCTACGCAGTCAAGAACCATAAGACCTTTTTCAGCAACAGCAATGTCCATCAAAGTTGGCTCTCCAACTATTGCAAAGTCAATAGGGCCAAGGTCAGGATAAACTAGTTCAAGGCCGTCAAAGCCAGAAATCTCTTCTTCTGCAGTAGCTGCTACAACGAAATTGTATTTTAGATTTTCCTTTTCGTAAAAATGGATGAATGTTGCCATAA from the Sporocytophaga myxococcoides genome contains:
- a CDS encoding VPS10 domain-containing protein gives rise to the protein MKKQNLFFAGILLLLLISAQAAMSQDWLKKYSEETGKVSGDLNFYDVKKWANKYFKDIEQEMAEDNKLGKSFMGSEEGKKGLYIKYKRWEWYWSTRLDKNGNLGYGNAKVFKKNTRRLVPGVNTWKSIGFTQNSGGYWGMGKADCMGFHPTNGNIFYVGSNGGGIWKTTDGGNTYTPLGDFLPVSQVGNIIVDFANPNTVYISLAPRGGWMNKSMGIYKSTDAGLTWNPTAMSDEYNAGQPIYDMISSETNSSILLVGRQDGIFRTANGGSSWTKVTDWTCNDLVWKPGSATRVYAARDDYWGSSEVYVSDDAGVTWSKLTNISLQHNSLTLTATAANSNIIAYSSQQPTKSLYVSTNNGSSFTFKSNLPQEQHIFYSKTNANIMYNGGVNVSKSTDGGVTWVQQTHWHSHPSYVEIHADVRNIYHSPVNNDLVYFCNDGGVARYNEPNNQWTELYNGLQITQYYSIACAQTDSVTIIAGSQDNGGSRRNANGVWQNTNGGDAMMQAIDPTDANVMYSTYVNGELYRSLDGWVNNYVTISSNIPGGKPNGAWVTPYVLDPNNHNSIVIGYDEVYRSTNRGDTWTKISTGLTNGGEMHSIAVAQSDSRIIYCTGDQKQTDGSTINKFFKTTNQGTSWTSYSSPAKERITQLAVHPTNPQVIWITTGGWVDNQKVFKSTNGGATWVNYSTGLPNVPTNTIVYQPGSNDALYVGNDMGVYYRNSTMSKWESYSAGLPNTVVTDLEIQNSAKLLRASTYGRGAWEARLIINASQIEDCKGVAGGTAAIDGCGVCAGGTTGIVPNTSCCNPGTAIAVQRWNNVSGNSVSDIPVNTTPSQTIYLDALDKDFIGEDDFGNRITGLLCPPSTGTYKFWIASDDASELWLSTNNLATNKVRIAYLDGAVGYKHYDATSGQASASINLVKGQQYYFEVLHKEGGGDAHLTVAWALGNEQRSPIRAGYISQGVTNNAPTVSISSPVNNSTYTTPTSVIINASADDSDGSVTKVEFYRDAVKLGEALSSPYQYIWTNAPAGTYVLTAKATDNLGLVNTSSPVSITVNAPATGDIIGPDCMAKSESKIFSVNPTLISGANNFSWWSNASVQGIVPSGGSTAYSTSISSGAGFGGGQICVGINYNGAPYYQSFCKNVSLCPALRAGETGKRSFISIFPNPSIDAFILKSEKAVRTLIVTNNEGEQIYTLTGVEDGKVLELGRNFSAGNYVTYIKYEDGSEETLKLIKVK
- the argH gene encoding argininosuccinate lyase, translated to MKLWQKSTEVNKSIEKFTVGKDREMDMLLAEFDVLGSLAHTQMLESIGLLETSELNILHKELKNIYKEIQKGQFTIEDGVEDVHSQVELILTRRLGDVGKKIHSGRSRNDQVLLDLKLYIRDQIRVTVENVKTLFELLISLSEKHKNDLLPGYTHLQIAMPSSFGLWFGAYAESLADDLNMMLAAYKIANKNPLGSAAGYGSSFPLNRQMTTDLLGFESLNYNVVYAQMGRGKTEKNVAAAMSSIASTLGRLAMDVCLYMNQNFGFITFPDELTTGSSIMPHKKNPDVFELIRARCNRIQSLPNEISLVTANLPSGYHRDLQIIKENFLPAFEDLNNCLQIAAYMLGQIKVKSNLLKDDKYKYLFSVEVVNQMVLDGTPFRDAYKQVGALIEENKFKAPETINHTHEGSIGNLMNEEITASFDNIFDQFHFELVEQAYEKLVK
- a CDS encoding M20 family metallo-hydrolase; the encoded protein is MFDRDKLKKDALELLKGLIRIESFSKQEDKTAELLNRFFEDRGVPTHRKKNNVWAFNKNYDPNKPTILLNSHHDTVKPNPGYTNDPFDPIVKDGKLFGLGSNDAGGCLVSLMATFIHFYEKENLKYNFVVAATAEEEISGFDGLELVYPDLGPIDFAIVGEPTLMDIAVAEKGLMVLDCVAKGKAGHAAREEGDNAIYKALKDIEWIRNYKFEKVSPHLGPMKMSVTIINAGYQHNVVPENCTFTIDVRITEEYRNEDVLRIIEENIESEVKPRSVRLRPSFIDPEHPLVHAAIKYGAKPYGSPTTSDQALVPVPSVKMGPGNSGRSHTANEFIWLAEIEEGIDRYIAVLSELVI